In Halorientalis sp. LT38, a genomic segment contains:
- a CDS encoding DUF7504 family protein — MTAISEQIGDATTVMFGAPSMSGGADGACVDLLTQRAPEETGVLWISFTKPASACLDRWRSVHGSEPGDFGVILVGETVGAGGGEVDSAAVQRISNASDLTGIGIAVDEFVAGHDEGIAVCFDSLTALLQYVDLETAYEFLHALTGKLYSAGAVTHFHIDPNAHDQQTIDTLLSLFDAEVRLEDEGATVRTRALMG, encoded by the coding sequence ATGACTGCAATCAGCGAGCAGATCGGGGACGCGACGACTGTCATGTTCGGTGCGCCGTCGATGAGCGGGGGCGCCGACGGCGCGTGCGTCGATCTGCTCACGCAGCGAGCGCCCGAGGAGACGGGCGTCCTCTGGATCTCGTTCACGAAACCGGCCAGCGCGTGTCTCGACCGGTGGCGGTCGGTCCACGGGAGCGAGCCGGGCGATTTCGGCGTGATCCTCGTCGGCGAGACGGTCGGCGCGGGTGGTGGCGAGGTCGACTCCGCGGCCGTCCAGCGCATCTCGAACGCGAGCGACCTCACCGGCATCGGCATCGCCGTCGACGAGTTCGTCGCCGGCCACGACGAGGGAATCGCGGTCTGTTTCGACTCGCTGACGGCGCTCCTGCAGTACGTGGATCTGGAGACGGCCTACGAGTTCCTCCACGCGCTGACCGGCAAACTGTACTCCGCGGGCGCGGTCACGCACTTCCACATCGACCCGAACGCCCACGACCAGCAGACGATCGACACGCTCCTCTCGCTGTTCGACGCCGAGGTGCGACTGGAGGACGAGGGCGCGACCGTGCGGACGCGAGCGCTCATGGGTTGA
- a CDS encoding amphi-Trp domain-containing protein — MPEEVLFKSESAQSRAEIASYLRSVAEKLDAGESITLKSGGDSVTMAPPDRPTFEVKAEREGPTDGDGELSIEFELEWDENGEGGSDGTGGLEIE, encoded by the coding sequence ATGCCCGAAGAAGTCCTCTTCAAATCCGAGAGCGCCCAGAGCCGAGCCGAGATCGCGTCGTACCTCCGCAGCGTGGCCGAGAAACTCGACGCCGGGGAGTCGATCACGCTGAAATCGGGGGGCGACTCCGTGACGATGGCGCCGCCTGACCGCCCGACGTTCGAGGTCAAAGCCGAGCGCGAGGGGCCGACGGACGGCGACGGCGAACTGAGCATCGAGTTCGAACTCGAGTGGGACGAGAACGGCGAGGGCGGCAGCGACGGCACGGGCGGACTCGAGATCGAGTGA